Proteins from a genomic interval of Pseudodesulfovibrio nedwellii:
- a CDS encoding LpxI family protein, whose amino-acid sequence MSESVKTIGLIAGGMQFPVLVAQGVKAKGHKLVVAGFTGHTNMDVVPLADVWMELKLGKLNKLINYLKSNGVENVIMAGTIEKPKVMDIRHLDMRAVKLVLGKKNRGDSALLNLISGEFDKEGMQVVPAHKFLPELLTPEGVLTRREPDEQEWNDLRFSWKIAKELGRLDVGQCLVVREGVVAAVEALEGTDTAIRRGCEFGGSGCVVVKVFKPGQQEEVDLPSLGMDTLKIMAEGKATCLGIEAGKSLFFDREAALEFADKAGISIVGLHSNFPADSS is encoded by the coding sequence ATGTCAGAATCCGTAAAGACCATCGGTCTCATCGCTGGGGGAATGCAGTTCCCTGTTCTCGTTGCTCAAGGCGTTAAAGCTAAAGGTCACAAACTCGTTGTGGCTGGATTTACTGGGCACACCAATATGGATGTTGTCCCTTTGGCCGATGTCTGGATGGAACTTAAGTTGGGTAAGTTGAACAAGCTTATCAATTACTTGAAGTCCAACGGTGTTGAGAATGTGATTATGGCAGGGACAATTGAAAAGCCAAAGGTCATGGATATCAGACATTTGGATATGCGTGCTGTGAAGTTGGTTCTTGGCAAAAAGAATCGTGGTGATTCTGCCTTGCTTAATCTTATTTCAGGTGAGTTCGATAAAGAGGGAATGCAGGTTGTACCTGCGCATAAATTCCTGCCGGAACTTTTGACTCCGGAAGGAGTTTTGACTCGTCGAGAACCTGACGAACAGGAATGGAACGACCTTCGATTTTCTTGGAAGATTGCCAAAGAGCTTGGACGTCTTGATGTTGGACAATGCCTTGTTGTTCGTGAGGGCGTTGTTGCTGCTGTTGAAGCTCTTGAAGGGACGGATACCGCTATTCGCCGTGGATGTGAGTTTGGCGGTAGTGGGTGTGTCGTTGTTAAAGTTTTTAAACCGGGTCAGCAGGAAGAGGTCGATCTTCCGAGTTTGGGAATGGATACGTTAAAAATTATGGCTGAAGGCAAGGCTACCTGTCTTGGTATTGAAGCCGGAAAAAGTCTTTTCTTTGATAGAGAAGCGGCCCTCGAATTTGCTGATAAAGCCGGCATATCTATTGTTGGGTTGCATTCTAATTTTCCTGCCGATTCTTCATAA
- the lpxA gene encoding acyl-ACP--UDP-N-acetylglucosamine O-acyltransferase — translation MSTDIHSTAVIDQTAEIGENVHIGPYVVIGAEAKVGDGTFLESHTVIQANTELGKNNHVHPHAVIGGEPQHSAYKGEKTYTRIGDNNIIRECVTIHRGTVQGSEETKIGSNCMFMAYSHIAHDCSVGDNAILANAVQLAGHVEVGRNVIISGLSAVQQFIRIGEYAFLGGASGYKLDVPPFMLAHGVRGMLFGPNLIGLRRNGFDSDACKGLKRAYKTIFRSGLKRDDGLALVEEEITGIAEVDRLVSFIRESKNGVTPDHKQRSGNAN, via the coding sequence ATGTCGACCGATATTCATTCAACTGCCGTTATTGATCAGACTGCTGAAATCGGTGAAAACGTCCACATTGGGCCTTATGTCGTTATTGGGGCGGAAGCAAAAGTGGGCGATGGAACATTTTTAGAATCGCATACAGTTATTCAGGCTAATACTGAGCTTGGCAAGAATAACCACGTTCATCCCCATGCCGTGATTGGTGGAGAGCCGCAGCATAGCGCCTATAAAGGTGAAAAAACATATACTCGTATTGGTGATAACAACATCATTCGTGAGTGTGTCACAATTCATCGCGGTACTGTTCAAGGTTCCGAGGAAACAAAGATTGGTTCTAACTGCATGTTTATGGCTTATTCTCATATTGCTCACGATTGTTCTGTTGGTGACAACGCGATTCTTGCCAATGCTGTACAGTTGGCAGGGCATGTTGAGGTCGGGCGCAATGTCATAATCAGTGGCTTGTCGGCTGTGCAGCAGTTTATTCGTATTGGCGAGTATGCCTTTTTGGGCGGCGCCAGTGGGTATAAACTTGATGTTCCTCCATTTATGTTGGCTCATGGCGTTCGTGGAATGCTTTTTGGTCCAAATCTCATTGGCTTGCGCCGGAATGGATTCGACAGTGATGCTTGTAAAGGATTGAAACGGGCCTACAAGACTATTTTCCGTTCAGGTTTGAAGCGCGATGACGGGCTTGCCCTCGTTGAGGAAGAAATTACAGGTATTGCAGAAGTAGACCGTCTGGTTTCTTTCATTCGTGAAAGCAAAAATGGTGTGACACCTGATCATAAACAACGTAGCGGAAACGCTAACTAA
- the fabZ gene encoding 3-hydroxyacyl-ACP dehydratase FabZ, with protein sequence MSNEHILDIQKIMEMLPHRYPFLLVDRVLELEPGVRLKAIKNVTMNEEYFQGHFPNMPVMPGVLQLEALAQAGGILVINSIDEPLGDKVFLFTGLNKVKFRRPVVPGDQLELCVHYERHKLNIWKMRGVAKVDGQVTCQGEFSAAIADKGVM encoded by the coding sequence ATGAGTAATGAACATATTTTGGATATTCAGAAAATAATGGAGATGCTTCCACATCGTTATCCATTTCTTCTTGTAGACAGAGTTCTTGAGCTTGAGCCGGGAGTCCGTCTTAAAGCTATCAAGAATGTCACCATGAACGAAGAGTATTTTCAAGGACACTTTCCGAATATGCCGGTCATGCCTGGTGTGTTGCAATTGGAAGCGCTTGCGCAGGCTGGTGGAATACTCGTCATAAATTCCATTGATGAACCGCTTGGAGATAAGGTCTTTCTTTTTACAGGGTTGAATAAAGTGAAATTCCGCAGACCCGTGGTGCCCGGTGATCAGTTGGAACTTTGCGTTCACTATGAACGACATAAGTTGAATATTTGGAAAATGCGCGGCGTAGCTAAAGTTGATGGACAAGTTACGTGTCAGGGCGAGTTCTCCGCAGCCATTGCGGACAAAGGGGTCATGTAA
- the lpxD gene encoding UDP-3-O-(3-hydroxymyristoyl)glucosamine N-acyltransferase: protein MSMKLSALATELGLEYTGADIDITGVNTLDKAGNGELSFLVNPKYQHLLETTKAGCVLTSGPYADKVQCALISDNIYMDLAKVVNLFARPQGCLSGISELAYVHPDALVDDSATVYPFAFIGEGAVVGPGTVVFAGAYVGEKTHVGAQCILYPNCVVMGGLHLGDNIILQPGAVIGGDGYGYAQTPVGHMKIPQIGTVEIENDVEVGSNTAIDRAALDTTRIKRGTKIDNLVQIGHNVEIGEHCLVIGQVGIGGSTIVGNGVVLAGQVGVADNAKIGDGVMVGAQSGVAGSIEPGSKVAGTPAMKAGTFLKAASVCMPKLPDLFKRVKKLEKKLASFTEQAAGGDSNE, encoded by the coding sequence ATGAGCATGAAATTGTCAGCCTTGGCCACGGAGCTTGGGCTTGAATATACTGGTGCTGACATTGATATTACTGGGGTGAATACCCTGGATAAGGCCGGAAATGGAGAGCTTTCATTTCTTGTTAATCCGAAATATCAGCACCTACTCGAAACAACGAAGGCCGGATGTGTTCTCACATCCGGCCCTTATGCCGACAAGGTCCAATGTGCCCTTATCAGCGATAATATCTATATGGATCTGGCAAAAGTTGTTAATCTCTTTGCCCGTCCTCAGGGATGTTTGAGTGGAATCAGTGAGTTGGCCTATGTTCATCCTGATGCTCTCGTTGATGATTCTGCAACCGTCTACCCGTTTGCCTTTATTGGTGAAGGAGCGGTTGTTGGACCAGGAACTGTGGTTTTTGCCGGTGCTTATGTGGGTGAAAAAACTCATGTAGGGGCACAGTGTATTTTGTACCCAAACTGTGTCGTTATGGGCGGTCTGCACCTTGGTGATAATATTATTTTGCAGCCGGGTGCTGTGATAGGTGGAGATGGCTACGGATATGCTCAGACTCCGGTTGGCCACATGAAAATTCCACAGATTGGTACTGTGGAGATTGAAAACGATGTTGAAGTCGGTTCCAATACGGCAATTGACCGTGCAGCTTTGGACACGACCCGTATTAAACGGGGAACCAAGATCGATAATCTTGTGCAGATTGGACATAATGTCGAGATTGGTGAGCATTGTCTTGTCATCGGTCAGGTCGGCATTGGTGGGAGCACTATTGTTGGCAACGGAGTTGTGTTGGCTGGACAGGTCGGTGTCGCTGACAATGCAAAGATTGGTGATGGTGTGATGGTCGGTGCACAGAGTGGTGTGGCCGGAAGCATTGAACCGGGAAGTAAAGTTGCCGGTACTCCAGCCATGAAGGCGGGGACTTTTCTTAAAGCAGCCAGTGTGTGCATGCCCAAACTGCCTGATTTGTTTAAGCGGGTGAAGAAACTGGAAAAGAAACTTGCGTCCTTTACAGAGCAGGCTGCAGGTGGAGATAGTAATGAGTAA
- a CDS encoding OmpH family outer membrane protein, with protein sequence MKKVCLLAVCFVFLFQAVAFAETKIGVFDAKKVMQDCLYGKDVRAKLDAKFGARGEQLKKEREALEKLKVQIESKAFDEKTMQDKIVEIRRRSRDWTEDFQVYQKSIQRDQNQLGKPVLQKLEKVVMEFCTANKFSIAFDKNTPGLAFIADGLDISADIIKELDKMKKSGK encoded by the coding sequence ATGAAAAAAGTGTGTCTGCTGGCTGTTTGTTTTGTCTTTCTTTTCCAGGCCGTAGCATTTGCCGAAACCAAGATTGGTGTTTTTGACGCCAAAAAGGTCATGCAGGATTGCCTCTATGGCAAAGATGTAAGGGCAAAGCTTGATGCCAAGTTTGGTGCTCGTGGCGAGCAGCTCAAGAAGGAGAGAGAGGCTCTTGAGAAACTGAAAGTGCAGATTGAGAGCAAGGCCTTTGACGAAAAGACCATGCAGGACAAGATTGTTGAAATTCGTCGTAGAAGCCGTGATTGGACTGAAGATTTTCAGGTTTATCAGAAGTCCATTCAGCGCGACCAGAATCAACTGGGCAAGCCCGTTCTTCAGAAGTTGGAAAAGGTTGTCATGGAATTCTGCACCGCAAACAAGTTTAGCATTGCTTTTGACAAAAATACCCCCGGTCTTGCGTTTATTGCGGACGGTTTGGATATTTCTGCCGATATCATCAAAGAACTCGATAAGATGAAAAAATCCGGAAAGTAG
- the bamA gene encoding outer membrane protein assembly factor BamA produces MLISLRRLAIGAIAACLLMVAGAAFAADGLNQDIKVTVLPFEVNAGDDLSYLKDSLPELLTDRLHEAGFNVVDQAEVARIVGEKGYTQFTPTTAREISLLAGGEFSVYGSLNQIGESLTLDARLVDAYAKGPGKKISVTKDGLINLLPAVDALVDRMRMDLLRQDVVAEVDVEGTQVLDKEVVMMRLTMQKGDILTAKSVNTALKNIYDLGYFDDVQVKVDSVENGKKVIFDVKEKPRIQALGVRGADKIDSEDILEALSTKKGGVVNPKVLADDIRVIREMYRKEGYYKAKVTHEVEDAGKGVARLTFVIDEGPQLYIENIIIDGAKQMDPDDVKDILALKERGMFSWIDDSGVLKEELLERDAAAIMALYQSKGFLTAKVGRPDVEIKDDGIDVIYRVWEGDRFKMGQTLFKGDLIEDPSKLIEVTAIDALHDEDEYFDRTVLKRDIEALTVYYNNYGYAYADVGVNLQDNQESKVVDVVYTISKHQRVHIRRVLIEGNTRTRDNVIMREMRLADGDQFSGDKLKRSNQRLTNLDFFEKVDISPVPTGNPEEMDLVVKVKDKSTGKISGGIGYSTYDGVFFGGTIGESNLFGKGYQASFEGQIGGSKTSYVAKFINPRINDTDLGFGLQAHNTDTEYNQYDKDALGGNVYFFYPLGEYTTLKWDYGLEKYNIKNVADDASDDVKDDAGYHLASTLSASVTRNTLDNYTSPTTGTKLLLRMIFAGGPIGGTDDYVKYVGSHDWYMPAFEKVVFHTKFWAGYIHQNFGGEEIPTAPRFELGGVNSVRGYSNYDISPTEDSTSSSTVGGDKAFYTNIELKRPISEELGIMALVFFDAGNSWKEEEMFFESVTRYGEKPSLGLYKSVGAGVNWNSPMGPVGLVYGYALDPLDDNGRHKIELLMGQQF; encoded by the coding sequence ATGCTCATTAGTCTTCGCAGACTTGCCATTGGGGCGATTGCAGCTTGTTTGTTGATGGTCGCTGGTGCGGCCTTTGCTGCTGATGGTCTCAATCAGGATATTAAGGTTACCGTATTACCTTTCGAGGTTAATGCCGGTGACGATTTGTCCTATCTTAAGGACAGCCTCCCTGAGCTTTTGACTGACCGTCTTCATGAGGCTGGTTTTAATGTCGTTGATCAGGCTGAAGTTGCTCGTATTGTCGGCGAAAAAGGCTATACTCAGTTTACTCCCACTACAGCGCGTGAGATTTCTTTGTTGGCCGGTGGTGAATTTTCAGTTTACGGCTCTCTGAATCAAATAGGAGAGAGCCTGACTTTGGATGCTCGTCTTGTCGATGCATATGCCAAAGGTCCTGGTAAGAAAATTTCTGTGACCAAAGACGGTCTTATCAACCTGCTGCCCGCCGTTGATGCCTTGGTGGACCGTATGCGTATGGACCTTCTTCGTCAGGACGTGGTGGCCGAAGTTGATGTCGAGGGAACTCAGGTTCTTGACAAGGAAGTCGTCATGATGCGTCTTACTATGCAGAAAGGCGATATCCTGACAGCCAAGTCAGTCAATACTGCGCTTAAAAATATTTATGATCTTGGTTATTTTGATGATGTTCAGGTTAAAGTTGATTCTGTTGAGAATGGCAAAAAAGTCATTTTTGATGTCAAGGAAAAGCCACGTATTCAAGCTCTTGGAGTACGTGGGGCCGATAAAATTGATTCCGAAGATATCCTTGAAGCTCTTTCCACCAAAAAGGGTGGCGTTGTTAACCCTAAGGTTTTAGCTGATGATATTCGTGTCATCCGTGAAATGTACCGGAAAGAAGGGTATTACAAAGCCAAGGTCACTCACGAGGTTGAAGATGCCGGGAAGGGCGTGGCCCGTCTGACTTTTGTCATTGATGAAGGTCCGCAGTTATATATTGAAAACATCATCATTGATGGTGCCAAACAAATGGATCCAGATGATGTCAAAGATATACTGGCTCTTAAAGAACGTGGCATGTTCTCTTGGATTGATGATTCAGGTGTTTTAAAAGAAGAGCTTTTAGAGCGTGATGCAGCTGCTATCATGGCGTTGTATCAGAGTAAGGGGTTCCTTACTGCCAAAGTCGGACGTCCTGATGTTGAAATCAAGGATGATGGCATTGATGTTATTTATCGTGTGTGGGAAGGAGATCGTTTTAAAATGGGGCAGACCTTGTTTAAAGGTGACCTCATTGAAGATCCTTCCAAACTTATTGAAGTGACTGCTATTGATGCGCTTCATGATGAAGATGAATATTTTGACCGGACTGTGCTCAAAAGAGATATTGAAGCACTGACAGTTTATTATAATAATTACGGATACGCTTACGCTGATGTAGGTGTAAATTTACAGGACAACCAAGAAAGCAAAGTTGTTGATGTCGTTTATACCATCTCCAAACATCAACGTGTTCATATTCGTCGTGTCCTTATTGAAGGAAATACTCGTACCCGTGACAACGTTATCATGCGTGAAATGCGCTTGGCTGATGGCGATCAGTTCAGTGGCGATAAGTTGAAACGATCCAACCAACGCCTGACTAACCTCGACTTCTTCGAAAAAGTCGACATTTCACCGGTTCCAACTGGCAACCCTGAAGAGATGGATTTGGTCGTCAAGGTTAAGGATAAATCTACTGGTAAGATCAGTGGTGGTATAGGTTATTCAACGTATGATGGTGTGTTCTTCGGTGGTACCATTGGTGAGAGTAACCTCTTCGGTAAAGGGTATCAGGCTAGTTTTGAAGGGCAGATCGGTGGTTCTAAGACATCATATGTGGCTAAGTTTATTAATCCGCGTATAAATGACACTGATCTTGGTTTCGGTCTGCAGGCTCATAATACTGATACGGAATACAATCAGTACGATAAAGATGCCCTCGGTGGTAATGTCTATTTCTTCTATCCTCTTGGTGAATATACAACGCTCAAGTGGGATTACGGTTTGGAAAAGTATAATATTAAAAATGTGGCAGATGATGCTTCCGATGACGTAAAAGACGATGCCGGATACCATCTCGCTTCTACTCTTTCTGCAAGTGTTACCCGTAACACCCTTGATAATTATACTTCACCAACCACTGGAACAAAGCTTTTGTTACGGATGATTTTTGCCGGTGGTCCAATTGGTGGTACTGATGATTATGTGAAATATGTAGGATCACACGATTGGTATATGCCAGCCTTTGAAAAAGTGGTCTTTCATACGAAGTTTTGGGCTGGTTATATTCACCAGAACTTTGGTGGAGAAGAGATTCCGACAGCACCACGGTTTGAATTGGGTGGTGTTAACAGTGTGCGTGGTTACAGCAACTACGACATTTCTCCGACAGAAGATTCGACTTCCAGTTCAACCGTTGGTGGTGACAAAGCATTTTATACCAATATTGAATTGAAGCGTCCCATCAGTGAAGAATTGGGTATAATGGCATTAGTTTTCTTTGATGCTGGTAACTCTTGGAAGGAAGAGGAAATGTTTTTCGAGTCCGTTACTCGGTATGGCGAAAAACCTTCCTTGGGCTTGTATAAGAGTGTGGGCGCTGGTGTTAACTGGAATTCCCCCATGGGTCCTGTTGGCCTTGTGTACGGCTACGCTTTGGACCCACTTGATGATAACGGTCGTCATAAGATTGAGTTGCTTATGGGACAACAGTTCTAA
- a CDS encoding ABC transporter ATP-binding protein, with the protein MNKEAIYRLVAVSKEFQGPPETVSVLRNVDLTIDRGESLAILGASGSGKTTLLHMLGTLDHVTAGQIFLNGVDLNTLGDRKRAELRNQDIGFVFQFHHLLPEFSTLENVAMPAFIAGKGRSEGIRLAREALDMVELTHRLEHKVTTLSGGERQRAAIARAILLRPKVLLADEPTGNLDAETGAMIGKLLVSLNNELGMTFVVVTHNPELAGMMHRRVELRSGELYAH; encoded by the coding sequence ATGAATAAAGAGGCTATATACCGACTGGTTGCCGTGAGTAAGGAGTTTCAAGGACCGCCTGAAACGGTGAGTGTCCTGAGAAACGTTGACCTGACAATTGATCGAGGTGAGTCCTTGGCTATTCTGGGGGCTTCAGGATCGGGCAAGACAACATTGCTCCACATGCTTGGTACGTTGGACCATGTGACGGCTGGTCAGATATTTTTGAATGGGGTGGATTTGAATACTTTGGGAGACAGAAAACGGGCTGAATTAAGAAATCAAGATATTGGTTTCGTCTTTCAGTTTCATCATTTGCTCCCTGAATTTTCAACGTTGGAGAATGTTGCCATGCCTGCTTTTATTGCAGGGAAAGGACGTTCTGAAGGTATACGGCTCGCAAGAGAAGCCTTGGATATGGTTGAACTTACTCATAGACTAGAACATAAAGTGACGACTCTTTCGGGAGGCGAAAGGCAACGGGCCGCCATTGCGCGTGCCATTTTGCTACGTCCTAAAGTGCTTCTAGCTGATGAGCCTACGGGCAACCTTGATGCGGAGACTGGAGCCATGATTGGTAAATTGCTGGTCTCACTTAATAATGAATTAGGCATGACGTTTGTTGTCGTTACACATAATCCGGAACTCGCAGGTATGATGCATCGGCGTGTTGAATTGCGTTCAGGAGAACTCTATGCTCATTAG
- a CDS encoding lipoprotein-releasing ABC transporter permease subunit has translation MRFEAFIALRYLFALRKQSFISVISLFAVCGVALGVGALIVVIGVMNGFSTDLRDKILGVNAHILVTSLRGGIKDSDILADEAKKVPGVIGVTPFIYSEVMLSTRTGVKGVVLRGIDPSTSDTVLSLSKDMISGDVRRLGDNDDFPRIIIGSELAKRLGLIEGSEVNLLSPSGRSGAAGFTPRIRRFIVAGVFRTGMFEYDSSLGYVSLPEARKLLGFKGDVVSGLEISVDDVYNVEAISDALREKVATFTVYVRHWQEMNANLFAALELEKTAMFIILAMIVLVGSFSIVTTLVMLVIQKTKDIAVLMSIGADAKSIRNIFMLQGTFIGLAGTLIGFLIGVPLSLLLKKYQFIKLPSNVYPVDYLPVRLETFDMVAIGVAAFLLCFLATIYPARRAAALSPSEALRYE, from the coding sequence ATGCGATTTGAAGCCTTTATTGCACTCAGATATCTGTTCGCTTTGCGTAAGCAGTCGTTCATATCTGTTATATCGTTGTTCGCTGTGTGCGGTGTAGCTCTTGGAGTTGGCGCGCTCATTGTCGTCATCGGTGTGATGAATGGTTTTTCTACGGATTTGCGTGATAAAATATTGGGCGTTAACGCCCATATTCTGGTGACCTCCCTGCGGGGGGGCATCAAGGATTCAGACATTTTGGCCGATGAAGCGAAAAAGGTGCCTGGCGTCATTGGCGTCACGCCCTTCATTTATTCAGAGGTCATGTTGTCCACGCGAACTGGAGTCAAAGGCGTTGTTCTCCGCGGAATCGATCCGTCAACTTCAGACACCGTTTTGAGTCTGTCCAAAGACATGATCAGTGGCGATGTTCGGAGGCTTGGTGACAACGATGATTTCCCGAGGATTATCATCGGTTCTGAATTGGCAAAAAGACTTGGACTGATTGAAGGGTCTGAAGTCAATCTGCTGTCGCCATCAGGGCGTTCCGGGGCGGCAGGATTTACGCCAAGAATTCGTCGCTTTATTGTTGCGGGTGTGTTTCGTACCGGTATGTTCGAGTATGACTCGTCATTGGGCTACGTCAGTCTCCCTGAGGCAAGAAAATTGCTTGGATTCAAGGGCGATGTGGTTTCCGGGTTAGAAATTAGTGTAGACGATGTCTACAATGTTGAAGCTATTTCTGACGCATTACGGGAAAAAGTAGCTACGTTCACAGTCTACGTTCGTCATTGGCAGGAGATGAACGCGAATTTATTCGCGGCCTTAGAGCTAGAAAAAACGGCGATGTTTATCATTCTTGCCATGATAGTGCTGGTCGGCTCATTCAGTATTGTCACAACGTTGGTAATGTTGGTAATACAAAAGACCAAGGACATTGCAGTACTTATGTCCATTGGAGCAGATGCCAAAAGTATCAGAAATATATTTATGCTTCAGGGGACCTTTATAGGTCTTGCAGGAACTTTGATTGGGTTTCTTATTGGAGTACCGCTCAGCCTGTTGCTGAAGAAGTATCAGTTTATCAAGCTGCCAAGTAATGTTTATCCGGTTGATTACCTGCCGGTTCGTCTTGAAACTTTTGATATGGTGGCAATCGGTGTTGCGGCATTTTTGTTGTGCTTTCTGGCAACCATTTATCCGGCGCGGCGAGCTGCTGCTTTAAGTCCGAGTGAAGCCTTGCGTTATGAATAA
- the lysS gene encoding lysine--tRNA ligase yields the protein MLEALQAKDELNSVIKTRVEKACGLMDDNVHLYPNDFKRDTEVKSILDQLSEADDETLGASEQTFAIAGRVVSYRSFGKVTFFNLKDRSAKIQVYAARDELGTEEYQRFKKTDIGDIVGVTGGVFRTKTGELTVKTKAFKLITKSMRPLPEKYHGLKDVETRYRQRYVDLIVTPRTMEIFKARTTIVRELRDILDEKGFMEVETPMLQAIPGGATAKPFETHHNALDMKLYMRIAPELYLKRLLVGGFERVYEINRNFRNEGTSTQHNPEFTMLEFYWAYANFENLMDLTEEMFSRLAKKVTGSTVVPYQGEQIDLSIGAWTRMPFHESLEKIGGVSPDVYTDYEKCRDLVKEKGEKVVEDEKLGKLQAKLFDMLVEPKLVQPHFIYHYPTDISPLSRRNEDNPDITDRFELFMTGRELANAFSELNDPVDQRGRFEIQVEEKEAGDEEAHFMDEDYVRALEYGMPPAAGQGIGIDRLVMLLTDSASIREVILFPLLRPEAG from the coding sequence ATGCTCGAGGCCCTTCAGGCCAAGGATGAGTTGAATTCTGTTATTAAGACTCGCGTTGAAAAGGCGTGTGGTCTTATGGACGATAATGTTCACCTATACCCTAATGATTTCAAACGCGACACGGAAGTGAAGTCCATTCTGGATCAATTATCCGAAGCCGATGATGAAACCCTCGGGGCTAGTGAACAGACATTCGCTATTGCAGGACGCGTTGTTTCCTACCGTTCTTTCGGTAAGGTTACTTTCTTTAACCTTAAAGACCGCAGTGCCAAGATTCAGGTCTACGCTGCTCGAGACGAACTCGGTACCGAAGAGTATCAGCGTTTCAAAAAAACAGACATCGGCGACATTGTTGGTGTGACTGGAGGGGTGTTCAGGACTAAGACCGGTGAATTGACTGTCAAAACCAAGGCTTTCAAGCTGATCACCAAGTCCATGCGACCTCTGCCGGAGAAATATCATGGCCTTAAGGATGTAGAGACGCGATACCGTCAGCGGTACGTGGACCTCATTGTTACGCCGAGAACTATGGAAATCTTCAAGGCGCGGACCACTATTGTTCGTGAGTTGCGAGACATTCTTGATGAGAAGGGGTTCATGGAAGTTGAAACCCCCATGCTGCAGGCTATTCCCGGCGGTGCTACTGCCAAGCCTTTCGAGACTCATCACAATGCGCTCGATATGAAGTTGTATATGCGTATCGCGCCGGAATTGTATCTCAAGCGCCTTTTGGTGGGTGGATTTGAGCGGGTATACGAAATTAACCGCAATTTCCGTAACGAGGGCACTTCCACCCAGCATAATCCTGAGTTCACTATGCTTGAATTCTACTGGGCCTATGCTAATTTTGAAAACCTTATGGATTTGACCGAAGAGATGTTTTCGCGCCTCGCGAAGAAGGTTACCGGTTCCACTGTTGTTCCATATCAGGGAGAGCAGATTGATCTGTCCATCGGCGCTTGGACCCGTATGCCGTTTCACGAATCTTTGGAAAAGATTGGTGGAGTGTCTCCTGATGTCTACACCGATTATGAAAAGTGTCGTGATTTGGTGAAAGAAAAGGGCGAGAAGGTCGTTGAAGACGAAAAACTCGGCAAGCTTCAGGCTAAGCTTTTTGACATGCTTGTAGAACCGAAACTCGTACAACCTCATTTCATTTATCATTATCCTACAGATATTTCGCCTCTTTCCAGGCGCAATGAAGATAATCCTGATATTACGGACCGTTTTGAATTGTTCATGACTGGTCGAGAACTGGCTAATGCATTTTCTGAGTTGAACGATCCAGTCGATCAACGTGGTCGATTCGAGATTCAGGTCGAGGAAAAGGAAGCTGGAGACGAAGAAGCGCATTTTATGGATGAAGATTATGTTAGAGCCCTTGAATACGGTATGCCGCCGGCAGCCGGTCAAGGAATTGGCATCGATCGTCTGGTAATGCTTTTGACGGACAGTGCCTCCATTCGTGAAGTCATTCTGTTCCCGTTGCTCAGGCCGGAGGCCGGGTAG